Proteins found in one Poecilia reticulata strain Guanapo linkage group LG6, Guppy_female_1.0+MT, whole genome shotgun sequence genomic segment:
- the exoc3l1 gene encoding exocyst complex component 3-like protein isoform X2, which translates to MSAWDQKNGGDKPKEAAVWPEVERAECLARGAALKWASGVFCRPEHLERLSQYKKRESQRTASIHTRLKSMVQSYLEGVGWGLEQLREARDELREVSLTLKEAGLESDGNADCLASLEKLREVSVDHRQLFAAVSNLPRLYAIRSMVLETERLVESRRLLEAHARLMDLERWQDDILWQLHGAAGTAGSSLNSEDTELVAKYFSGVGQLVDALGKELWAVVSSSLALARQNPTPFVSAVRIVEREEALDRALLAERGGGGRPLPAGRPRCWKACFFQVLEEAVSARFRSVSYLHTRGPGLAGHLSALQHAVMADLATVRHLLEHCVPPHYQLTAAYLRASHRCLHTHLAQVSSWDLESGEIFAVLNWVLHIYNSPDMMGHPELVTESDRSELGPLISAEGVEQLQSKYVQSVRKSVSEWMHKALQVELQDWQRDQEPDTDHEGFYQTSLPTIITQMLEENARVALMIGESLRDQTIQMGLYEVENLLNRFREALVEFGKEHRRDPTNNNKNKFYLHYLLASISNCIILKKSTESLQQQQSSRFAGMFSRTPPNPLAALDRAVRRACRLVMDQLLLELQPFLPGLLTRPWLVQGDPVPKLCSXLESHLDLYGRVRPPCRQRLQEEAQWLMVVEYVRALMQKKLVCRSGEERRQLAQQMILDDQLLREVFHSLESEVSLPEVNPLALLPVLADFIRLKDPGMLTLEVSGLAAKYPDISEEHVSVLLDVRGDVSRDIRWAVLDLLEQSAPPLPAGYRPIFTDILVPPSTLAFCLPTAKCA; encoded by the exons ATGTCAGCTTGGGACCAGAAGAATGGAGGTGACAAACCTAAAG AGGCTGCTGTGTGGCCAGAGGTGGAGCGGGCAGAGTGCTTGGCCCGCGGCGCTGCTCTGAAGTGGGCGTCTGGAGTTTTCTGTCGGCCCGAACATCTGGAGCGACTGAGCCAGTACAAGAAGAGAGAGAGCCAGAGGACGGCCTCCATCCACACCAGACTGAAG TCGATGGTCCAGTCGTACCTGGAGGGGGTCGGCTGGGGCCTGGAGCAGCTGCGGGAGGCCCGGGACGAGCTGAGGGAGGTGTCGCTCACCYTGAAGGAAGCAGGACTGGAGTCGGACGGAAACGCAGACTGCTTGGCGTCTCTGGAGAAGCTGAGAGAGGTTTCGGTCGACCACCGCCAGCTCTTCGCCGCCGTCAGCAACTTGCCTCGACTTTACGCCA TACGGAGCATGGTGCTGGAGACGGAGCGTCTGGTGGAGTCCAGGCGGCTCCTGGAGGCCCACGCCCGGCTAATGGATCTGGAGCGCTGGCAGGACGACATCCTCTGGCAGCTCCACGGGGCCGCCGGGACGGCAGGAAGTTCACTCAACAGCGAGGACACGGAGCTGGTGGCCAAATATTTCTCTGGAGTCGGGCAGCTGGTGGACGCCCTGG GGAAGGAGCTGTGGGCCGTGGTGAGCAGCTCTCTGGCTCTGGCCCGGCAGAACCCCACGCCGTTTGTGTCCGCGGTGAGGATAGTGGAGCGGGAGGAGGCCCTGGACCGGGCCCTGCTGGCGGAGAGAGGCGGCGGCGGCAGGCCGCTGCCCGCAGGAAGACCTCGCTGCTGGAAGGCCTGCTTCTTCCAG GTACTAGAGGAGGCGGTCTCTGCGCGATTTCGCAGCGTTTCYTAYCTGCACACGCGAGGCCCGGGTTTGGCGGGCCACCTCTCTGCACTCCAGCACGCCGTCATGGCTGACCTGGCCACAGTGCGCCACCTGCTGGAGCACTGCGTCCCACCACACTACCAGCTGACTGCGGCCTACCTGAGAGCCAGCCACCGCTGTTTACACACTCACYTGGCGCAG GTTAGCAGCTGGGATCTGGAGAGCGGTGAAATATTCGCGGTGCTCAACTGGGTGCTGCACATCTACAACAG CCCAGACATGATGGGACATCCAGAGCTGGTCACGGAGTCGGACCGGTCGGAGCTGGGACCGCTCATCTCCGCCGAGGGCGTCgagcagctgcagagcaaaTACGTGCAGAGTGTCCGG AAGAGTGTATCTGAGTGGATGCACAAAGCTCTGCAGGTGGAGCTGCAGGACTGGCAGAGAGACCAGGAGCCGGATACGGACCACGAAGGATTCTACCAAACCAGCCTGCCCACCATCATCACTCAG ATGCTGGAGGAGAACGCCCGGGTGGCTCTGATGATCGGGGAATCCCTGCGAGATCAGACCATCCAGATGGGGCTGTACGAGGTAGAGAACCTCCTCAACAG GTTTCGGGAAGCTCTGGTTGAATTTGGGAAGGAGCACCGCAGGGATcccaccaacaacaacaaaaacaagttctACCTCCACTACCTGCTGGCCTCCATCAGCAACTGCATCATCCTCAA AAAGTCAACGGagagcctgcagcagcagcagtcgtCCCGTTTTGCGGGAATGTTCTCTCGGACTCCCCCCAACCCTCTGGCAGCTCTGGACCGGGCAGTGAGGCGGGCGTGTCGCCTGGTGAtggatcagctgctgctggagcttcAGCCCTTCCTCCCTGGCCTGCTGACCCGACCCTGGCTGGTCCAGGGAGATCCCGTCCCGAAACTGTGCAGCRTCCTGGAAAGTCACCTGGACTTGTACGGTCGAGTGCGGCCGCCCTGCCGGCAG CGGCTGCAGGAGGAGGCCCAGTGGCTGATGGTGGTGGAGTACGTCCGGGCCCTGATGCAGAAGAAGCTGGTGTGTCGGAGCGGCGAGGAGAGGAGGCARCTGGCCCAGCAGATGATCCTGGACGACCAGCTGCTCAGGGAAGTCTTCCACAGCCTG GAGAGCGAGGTGTCGCTTCCTGAAGTGAATCCTCTGGCTCTGCTCCCCGTTCTGGCCGACTTCATCCGTCTCAAAGATCCCGGCATGCTCACTCTGGAGGTTTCTGGACTCGCAGCCAAATATCCGGACATCAG CGAGGAGCACGTGTCTGTGCTGCTGGACGTCCGTGGAGACGTCTCCAGGGACATCCGATGGGCCGTRCTGGACCTGCTGGAGCAGAGCGCCCCCCCTCTTCCAGCCGGATACCGGCCCATCTTCACAGACATCCTGGTGCCGCCCTCCACCTTGGCCTTCTGCCTGCCGACGGCCAAGTGTGCATGA
- the exoc3l1 gene encoding exocyst complex component 3-like protein isoform X3 yields the protein MSHSSVRSMVLETERLVESRRLLEAHARLMDLERWQDDILWQLHGAAGTAGSSLNSEDTELVAKYFSGVGQLVDALGKELWAVVSSSLALARQNPTPFVSAVRIVEREEALDRALLAERGGGGRPLPAGRPRCWKACFFQVLEEAVSARFRSVSYLHTRGPGLAGHLSALQHAVMADLATVRHLLEHCVPPHYQLTAAYLRASHRCLHTHLAQVSSWDLESGEIFAVLNWVLHIYNSPDMMGHPELVTESDRSELGPLISAEGVEQLQSKYVQSVRKSVSEWMHKALQVELQDWQRDQEPDTDHEGFYQTSLPTIITQMLEENARVALMIGESLRDQTIQMGLYEVENLLNRFREALVEFGKEHRRDPTNNNKNKFYLHYLLASISNCIILKKSTESLQQQQSSRFAGMFSRTPPNPLAALDRAVRRACRLVMDQLLLELQPFLPGLLTRPWLVQGDPVPKLCSXLESHLDLYGRVRPPCRQRLQEEAQWLMVVEYVRALMQKKLVCRSGEERRQLAQQMILDDQLLREVFHSLQESEVSLPEVNPLALLPVLADFIRLKDPGMLTLEVSGLAAKYPDISEEHVSVLLDVRGDVSRDIRWAVLDLLEQSAPPLPAGYRPIFTDILVPPSTLAFCLPTAKCA from the exons ATGTCTCACAGTTCTG TACGGAGCATGGTGCTGGAGACGGAGCGTCTGGTGGAGTCCAGGCGGCTCCTGGAGGCCCACGCCCGGCTAATGGATCTGGAGCGCTGGCAGGACGACATCCTCTGGCAGCTCCACGGGGCCGCCGGGACGGCAGGAAGTTCACTCAACAGCGAGGACACGGAGCTGGTGGCCAAATATTTCTCTGGAGTCGGGCAGCTGGTGGACGCCCTGG GGAAGGAGCTGTGGGCCGTGGTGAGCAGCTCTCTGGCTCTGGCCCGGCAGAACCCCACGCCGTTTGTGTCCGCGGTGAGGATAGTGGAGCGGGAGGAGGCCCTGGACCGGGCCCTGCTGGCGGAGAGAGGCGGCGGCGGCAGGCCGCTGCCCGCAGGAAGACCTCGCTGCTGGAAGGCCTGCTTCTTCCAG GTACTAGAGGAGGCGGTCTCTGCGCGATTTCGCAGCGTTTCYTAYCTGCACACGCGAGGCCCGGGTTTGGCGGGCCACCTCTCTGCACTCCAGCACGCCGTCATGGCTGACCTGGCCACAGTGCGCCACCTGCTGGAGCACTGCGTCCCACCACACTACCAGCTGACTGCGGCCTACCTGAGAGCCAGCCACCGCTGTTTACACACTCACYTGGCGCAG GTTAGCAGCTGGGATCTGGAGAGCGGTGAAATATTCGCGGTGCTCAACTGGGTGCTGCACATCTACAACAG CCCAGACATGATGGGACATCCAGAGCTGGTCACGGAGTCGGACCGGTCGGAGCTGGGACCGCTCATCTCCGCCGAGGGCGTCgagcagctgcagagcaaaTACGTGCAGAGTGTCCGG AAGAGTGTATCTGAGTGGATGCACAAAGCTCTGCAGGTGGAGCTGCAGGACTGGCAGAGAGACCAGGAGCCGGATACGGACCACGAAGGATTCTACCAAACCAGCCTGCCCACCATCATCACTCAG ATGCTGGAGGAGAACGCCCGGGTGGCTCTGATGATCGGGGAATCCCTGCGAGATCAGACCATCCAGATGGGGCTGTACGAGGTAGAGAACCTCCTCAACAG GTTTCGGGAAGCTCTGGTTGAATTTGGGAAGGAGCACCGCAGGGATcccaccaacaacaacaaaaacaagttctACCTCCACTACCTGCTGGCCTCCATCAGCAACTGCATCATCCTCAA AAAGTCAACGGagagcctgcagcagcagcagtcgtCCCGTTTTGCGGGAATGTTCTCTCGGACTCCCCCCAACCCTCTGGCAGCTCTGGACCGGGCAGTGAGGCGGGCGTGTCGCCTGGTGAtggatcagctgctgctggagcttcAGCCCTTCCTCCCTGGCCTGCTGACCCGACCCTGGCTGGTCCAGGGAGATCCCGTCCCGAAACTGTGCAGCRTCCTGGAAAGTCACCTGGACTTGTACGGTCGAGTGCGGCCGCCCTGCCGGCAG CGGCTGCAGGAGGAGGCCCAGTGGCTGATGGTGGTGGAGTACGTCCGGGCCCTGATGCAGAAGAAGCTGGTGTGTCGGAGCGGCGAGGAGAGGAGGCARCTGGCCCAGCAGATGATCCTGGACGACCAGCTGCTCAGGGAAGTCTTCCACAGCCTG CAGGAGAGCGAGGTGTCGCTTCCTGAAGTGAATCCTCTGGCTCTGCTCCCCGTTCTGGCCGACTTCATCCGTCTCAAAGATCCCGGCATGCTCACTCTGGAGGTTTCTGGACTCGCAGCCAAATATCCGGACATCAG CGAGGAGCACGTGTCTGTGCTGCTGGACGTCCGTGGAGACGTCTCCAGGGACATCCGATGGGCCGTRCTGGACCTGCTGGAGCAGAGCGCCCCCCCTCTTCCAGCCGGATACCGGCCCATCTTCACAGACATCCTGGTGCCGCCCTCCACCTTGGCCTTCTGCCTGCCGACGGCCAAGTGTGCATGA
- the exoc3l1 gene encoding exocyst complex component 3-like protein isoform X1, whose protein sequence is MSAWDQKNGGDKPKEAAVWPEVERAECLARGAALKWASGVFCRPEHLERLSQYKKRESQRTASIHTRLKSMVQSYLEGVGWGLEQLREARDELREVSLTLKEAGLESDGNADCLASLEKLREVSVDHRQLFAAVSNLPRLYAIRSMVLETERLVESRRLLEAHARLMDLERWQDDILWQLHGAAGTAGSSLNSEDTELVAKYFSGVGQLVDALGKELWAVVSSSLALARQNPTPFVSAVRIVEREEALDRALLAERGGGGRPLPAGRPRCWKACFFQVLEEAVSARFRSVSYLHTRGPGLAGHLSALQHAVMADLATVRHLLEHCVPPHYQLTAAYLRASHRCLHTHLAQVSSWDLESGEIFAVLNWVLHIYNSPDMMGHPELVTESDRSELGPLISAEGVEQLQSKYVQSVRKSVSEWMHKALQVELQDWQRDQEPDTDHEGFYQTSLPTIITQMLEENARVALMIGESLRDQTIQMGLYEVENLLNRFREALVEFGKEHRRDPTNNNKNKFYLHYLLASISNCIILKKSTESLQQQQSSRFAGMFSRTPPNPLAALDRAVRRACRLVMDQLLLELQPFLPGLLTRPWLVQGDPVPKLCSXLESHLDLYGRVRPPCRQRLQEEAQWLMVVEYVRALMQKKLVCRSGEERRQLAQQMILDDQLLREVFHSLQESEVSLPEVNPLALLPVLADFIRLKDPGMLTLEVSGLAAKYPDISEEHVSVLLDVRGDVSRDIRWAVLDLLEQSAPPLPAGYRPIFTDILVPPSTLAFCLPTAKCA, encoded by the exons ATGTCAGCTTGGGACCAGAAGAATGGAGGTGACAAACCTAAAG AGGCTGCTGTGTGGCCAGAGGTGGAGCGGGCAGAGTGCTTGGCCCGCGGCGCTGCTCTGAAGTGGGCGTCTGGAGTTTTCTGTCGGCCCGAACATCTGGAGCGACTGAGCCAGTACAAGAAGAGAGAGAGCCAGAGGACGGCCTCCATCCACACCAGACTGAAG TCGATGGTCCAGTCGTACCTGGAGGGGGTCGGCTGGGGCCTGGAGCAGCTGCGGGAGGCCCGGGACGAGCTGAGGGAGGTGTCGCTCACCYTGAAGGAAGCAGGACTGGAGTCGGACGGAAACGCAGACTGCTTGGCGTCTCTGGAGAAGCTGAGAGAGGTTTCGGTCGACCACCGCCAGCTCTTCGCCGCCGTCAGCAACTTGCCTCGACTTTACGCCA TACGGAGCATGGTGCTGGAGACGGAGCGTCTGGTGGAGTCCAGGCGGCTCCTGGAGGCCCACGCCCGGCTAATGGATCTGGAGCGCTGGCAGGACGACATCCTCTGGCAGCTCCACGGGGCCGCCGGGACGGCAGGAAGTTCACTCAACAGCGAGGACACGGAGCTGGTGGCCAAATATTTCTCTGGAGTCGGGCAGCTGGTGGACGCCCTGG GGAAGGAGCTGTGGGCCGTGGTGAGCAGCTCTCTGGCTCTGGCCCGGCAGAACCCCACGCCGTTTGTGTCCGCGGTGAGGATAGTGGAGCGGGAGGAGGCCCTGGACCGGGCCCTGCTGGCGGAGAGAGGCGGCGGCGGCAGGCCGCTGCCCGCAGGAAGACCTCGCTGCTGGAAGGCCTGCTTCTTCCAG GTACTAGAGGAGGCGGTCTCTGCGCGATTTCGCAGCGTTTCYTAYCTGCACACGCGAGGCCCGGGTTTGGCGGGCCACCTCTCTGCACTCCAGCACGCCGTCATGGCTGACCTGGCCACAGTGCGCCACCTGCTGGAGCACTGCGTCCCACCACACTACCAGCTGACTGCGGCCTACCTGAGAGCCAGCCACCGCTGTTTACACACTCACYTGGCGCAG GTTAGCAGCTGGGATCTGGAGAGCGGTGAAATATTCGCGGTGCTCAACTGGGTGCTGCACATCTACAACAG CCCAGACATGATGGGACATCCAGAGCTGGTCACGGAGTCGGACCGGTCGGAGCTGGGACCGCTCATCTCCGCCGAGGGCGTCgagcagctgcagagcaaaTACGTGCAGAGTGTCCGG AAGAGTGTATCTGAGTGGATGCACAAAGCTCTGCAGGTGGAGCTGCAGGACTGGCAGAGAGACCAGGAGCCGGATACGGACCACGAAGGATTCTACCAAACCAGCCTGCCCACCATCATCACTCAG ATGCTGGAGGAGAACGCCCGGGTGGCTCTGATGATCGGGGAATCCCTGCGAGATCAGACCATCCAGATGGGGCTGTACGAGGTAGAGAACCTCCTCAACAG GTTTCGGGAAGCTCTGGTTGAATTTGGGAAGGAGCACCGCAGGGATcccaccaacaacaacaaaaacaagttctACCTCCACTACCTGCTGGCCTCCATCAGCAACTGCATCATCCTCAA AAAGTCAACGGagagcctgcagcagcagcagtcgtCCCGTTTTGCGGGAATGTTCTCTCGGACTCCCCCCAACCCTCTGGCAGCTCTGGACCGGGCAGTGAGGCGGGCGTGTCGCCTGGTGAtggatcagctgctgctggagcttcAGCCCTTCCTCCCTGGCCTGCTGACCCGACCCTGGCTGGTCCAGGGAGATCCCGTCCCGAAACTGTGCAGCRTCCTGGAAAGTCACCTGGACTTGTACGGTCGAGTGCGGCCGCCCTGCCGGCAG CGGCTGCAGGAGGAGGCCCAGTGGCTGATGGTGGTGGAGTACGTCCGGGCCCTGATGCAGAAGAAGCTGGTGTGTCGGAGCGGCGAGGAGAGGAGGCARCTGGCCCAGCAGATGATCCTGGACGACCAGCTGCTCAGGGAAGTCTTCCACAGCCTG CAGGAGAGCGAGGTGTCGCTTCCTGAAGTGAATCCTCTGGCTCTGCTCCCCGTTCTGGCCGACTTCATCCGTCTCAAAGATCCCGGCATGCTCACTCTGGAGGTTTCTGGACTCGCAGCCAAATATCCGGACATCAG CGAGGAGCACGTGTCTGTGCTGCTGGACGTCCGTGGAGACGTCTCCAGGGACATCCGATGGGCCGTRCTGGACCTGCTGGAGCAGAGCGCCCCCCCTCTTCCAGCCGGATACCGGCCCATCTTCACAGACATCCTGGTGCCGCCCTCCACCTTGGCCTTCTGCCTGCCGACGGCCAAGTGTGCATGA